The proteins below come from a single Brevundimonas sp. LM2 genomic window:
- a CDS encoding D-alanine--D-alanine ligase: protein MSRPLSELHVAVLMGGLSSEREVSLSSGRECAKALDGQVARVTAIDAGRDLAQVLAELRPDVVLNALHGEWGEDGCVQGILETLQIPYTHSGVLTSALTMDKDKTKAVLNAAGVAVPGGGLFDRRAVSAGHVIPPPYVIKPNAEGSSVGVYLVREGEAPRPEPGSEAWTYGEQVMVEPYIAGKELCVTVLGEPTGPRALTVTDITPVKGFYDYEAKYAPGGSVHKLPADLPAPVFEAALRESERAHTALGCRGVSRSDFRYDDVKDVLVLLEVNTQPGMTPTSLVPEQAAYVGMSYRDLVRWMVEDASCPR, encoded by the coding sequence ATGTCCCGACCCCTGTCAGAACTGCACGTCGCCGTCCTGATGGGCGGGCTGTCCTCCGAGCGCGAGGTGTCCCTGTCGTCCGGGCGGGAGTGCGCGAAGGCGCTGGACGGGCAGGTGGCCCGGGTCACCGCCATCGACGCCGGACGCGACCTGGCCCAGGTTCTGGCGGAGTTGAGGCCCGATGTCGTGCTGAACGCCCTGCACGGCGAATGGGGCGAGGACGGCTGCGTCCAGGGCATCCTGGAGACCCTGCAGATTCCCTATACCCACTCCGGCGTCCTGACCTCGGCCCTGACCATGGACAAGGACAAGACCAAGGCCGTCCTGAACGCCGCGGGCGTCGCGGTGCCGGGCGGAGGACTGTTCGACCGGCGCGCGGTCTCGGCAGGCCACGTGATCCCGCCGCCCTATGTGATCAAGCCGAACGCCGAGGGCTCTTCGGTCGGGGTCTATCTGGTGCGCGAGGGCGAGGCGCCGCGGCCGGAGCCGGGGTCTGAGGCCTGGACCTACGGCGAGCAGGTGATGGTCGAGCCCTATATCGCCGGCAAGGAACTTTGCGTCACCGTGCTGGGCGAGCCGACGGGGCCGCGCGCCCTGACCGTCACCGACATCACCCCGGTCAAGGGCTTCTACGACTACGAAGCCAAATACGCGCCGGGCGGATCCGTCCACAAGTTACCGGCCGACCTGCCGGCCCCCGTTTTCGAGGCGGCGCTGCGGGAATCCGAGCGGGCGCACACTGCCCTGGGGTGCCGGGGGGTGTCGCGATCGGACTTTCGTTATGACGATGTTAAGGACGTTCTCGTCTTGCTGGAGGTGAATACGCAACCCGGCATGACGCCGACCTCGCTCGTCCCCGAGCAGGCCGCCTACGTCGGGATGTCGTACCGGGATCTGGTCCGGTGGATGGTGGAGGACGCCTCATGCCCGCGGTAG
- the murB gene encoding UDP-N-acetylmuramate dehydrogenase, with the protein MNRAWCDTLPSVRGKLLRNEPLAPFTWFRVGGAADVLFIPADADDLADFLKTLDPAVPVTVLGVGSNVIVRDGGVEGVVIRLAGRAFAGITSEGQTITAGTGALDAMVARASAKAGLAGLEFYAGIPGTIGGALTMNAGCYGAETKDVLVSAWGLTRAGERVDYALADFGYTYRHSEAPADILWIEATYRGTPDAPEAVAARIAEITARRETTQPIREKTGGSTFKNPPGHSSWKLVDEAGWRGRLHAVTGGGAMFSDLHSNFMINPGEATAADIEDLGETVRAEVQSKLGVNLDWEIKRIGRPL; encoded by the coding sequence ATGAACCGGGCCTGGTGTGACACCCTTCCATCCGTGCGCGGCAAGCTGCTGCGCAACGAACCGCTGGCCCCCTTCACCTGGTTCCGTGTGGGCGGGGCTGCGGACGTGCTGTTCATTCCCGCCGACGCCGACGACCTCGCCGACTTCCTGAAGACGCTGGACCCGGCCGTGCCGGTGACGGTGCTGGGGGTCGGCTCCAACGTCATCGTCCGCGACGGCGGGGTCGAAGGCGTTGTGATCCGGCTGGCGGGGCGGGCCTTCGCCGGGATTACGAGCGAGGGGCAGACGATCACGGCCGGCACCGGCGCGCTGGACGCCATGGTGGCCCGGGCCTCGGCCAAGGCCGGACTGGCGGGGCTGGAGTTCTATGCGGGTATCCCCGGCACCATCGGCGGGGCCCTGACCATGAACGCCGGGTGCTATGGGGCGGAGACGAAGGACGTCCTGGTCTCGGCCTGGGGGCTGACGCGGGCGGGCGAGCGGGTCGACTATGCTCTGGCCGACTTCGGCTACACCTATCGCCATTCCGAAGCCCCGGCCGACATCCTGTGGATCGAGGCCACCTATCGCGGCACGCCCGATGCGCCCGAAGCCGTCGCGGCCCGCATCGCCGAGATCACCGCGCGGCGAGAGACGACCCAGCCGATCCGCGAGAAGACCGGCGGCTCGACCTTCAAGAACCCGCCCGGCCATTCGTCATGGAAACTGGTCGACGAGGCGGGCTGGCGTGGGCGGCTGCACGCGGTCACCGGCGGCGGGGCGATGTTCTCCGACCTGCATTCCAATTTCATGATCAATCCGGGCGAGGCGACCGCCGCCGATATCGAGGATCTGGGCGAAACCGTCCGCGCCGAGGTACAAAGTAAACTCGGCGTAAACCTTGATTGGGAGATCAAGAGGATCGGCCGCCCCCTGTAG
- a CDS encoding GFA family protein codes for MTPLTGGCQCGAVRYSLSAAPYTEFCHCRMCRRATGGVFAALSGVRKDQITWTRGEPTYFRSSTLSKRGFCPSCGTPLTFDYDHKETIEVTTGSLDDPEQAPVQSHFGVESKLSWLRLGDGLPEKRTGESPESPVNRPDFEPRQDPDR; via the coding sequence GTGACCCCGCTGACGGGCGGCTGCCAGTGCGGCGCGGTGCGCTATTCCTTGTCGGCCGCGCCCTACACGGAATTTTGCCATTGCCGAATGTGCCGGCGGGCGACTGGCGGCGTGTTCGCAGCGCTGTCCGGGGTCCGCAAGGATCAGATCACTTGGACCCGGGGAGAACCGACCTATTTTCGCAGCTCGACGCTGTCGAAACGCGGCTTCTGCCCCTCCTGCGGAACGCCCCTGACCTTCGACTATGATCACAAGGAGACGATCGAGGTCACGACCGGCAGTCTGGACGATCCGGAGCAGGCCCCTGTCCAGTCGCACTTCGGCGTGGAATCCAAACTGTCCTGGCTTCGGCTCGGCGATGGCCTGCCTGAAAAGCGGACCGGTGAGAGCCCCGAGTCGCCCGTCAACCGTCCTGACTTTGAACCGCGGCAGGATCCTGATCGATGA
- the murC gene encoding UDP-N-acetylmuramate--L-alanine ligase has translation MIARLRPVPFDLGPVHFVGIGGIGMSGIAEIMLKIGYSVQGSDAKSSANTERLIGLGAKIFIGHDAAHVSEGVSAVVYSTAVKPTNPEMMIARERRIPLVRRAEMLAELMRLQFSIAVGGTHGKTTTTSMVAALLDAAGFDPTVVNGGIINAYGTNAKVGDGDWIVVEADESDGSFLRLKSTVAIVTNIDPEHLDHYGDFDAVRKAFCDFVENIPFYGFAAVCLDHPEVQKLVAQIDNRRIVTYGMNPQAMVRADNCEMSPDGCRFDVLIQGRGLAALDEPVRIKDLHLPMAGWHNVANALAAIAVARELDVSDEAIRSGLAAFAGVKRRFTTTGVVRGVRIVDDYGHHPVEIAAVLKAARQVAHTAEGGGRVIAVVQPHRFTRLRDLMDEFSTSFSDADSVFVADVYAAGEAPIEGVDKQALVDGIRRYGHLRVSPLENAAVLPRVIAEEAKAGDVVVLLGAGDITAWAYALPAQLEALG, from the coding sequence ATGATCGCTCGCCTTCGCCCCGTTCCGTTCGACCTCGGTCCCGTCCACTTCGTCGGCATAGGCGGCATCGGCATGAGCGGCATCGCCGAGATCATGCTCAAGATCGGCTATTCGGTGCAGGGATCCGACGCCAAGTCGTCGGCCAATACCGAGCGGCTGATCGGCCTGGGGGCCAAGATCTTTATCGGCCACGACGCCGCCCACGTCAGCGAGGGCGTGTCGGCGGTGGTCTATTCGACGGCGGTCAAGCCGACCAATCCCGAGATGATGATCGCTCGCGAGCGGCGCATTCCGCTGGTCCGGCGGGCCGAGATGCTGGCCGAGCTGATGCGGCTGCAGTTCTCGATCGCGGTCGGGGGCACCCATGGCAAGACCACCACGACCTCGATGGTCGCGGCCCTGCTGGACGCGGCCGGGTTCGATCCGACCGTGGTCAACGGCGGGATCATCAATGCCTACGGGACCAACGCCAAGGTCGGGGACGGCGACTGGATCGTGGTCGAGGCGGACGAATCCGACGGCAGCTTCCTGCGGCTGAAGTCCACGGTCGCCATCGTGACCAATATCGATCCCGAGCATCTGGACCACTACGGCGACTTCGACGCGGTGCGGAAGGCGTTCTGCGACTTCGTCGAAAACATCCCCTTCTACGGCTTCGCCGCCGTCTGCCTCGACCATCCGGAGGTCCAGAAGCTGGTCGCGCAGATCGATAACCGCCGCATCGTCACCTATGGCATGAACCCCCAGGCGATGGTCCGGGCCGACAACTGCGAGATGAGCCCGGACGGGTGCCGTTTCGACGTGCTGATCCAGGGACGGGGCCTGGCCGCGCTCGACGAGCCGGTGCGGATCAAGGATCTGCACCTGCCGATGGCCGGCTGGCACAATGTGGCCAACGCCCTGGCCGCCATCGCCGTGGCGCGCGAGCTGGATGTGTCCGACGAGGCGATCCGCAGCGGCCTGGCCGCCTTCGCCGGGGTCAAGCGGCGGTTCACGACCACGGGCGTGGTCCGGGGCGTGCGGATCGTCGACGACTATGGCCACCACCCGGTCGAGATCGCCGCCGTGCTGAAGGCCGCCCGCCAGGTGGCGCATACGGCCGAGGGCGGGGGCCGGGTCATCGCCGTGGTCCAGCCGCACCGGTTCACCCGCCTGCGCGACCTGATGGACGAGTTCTCGACCAGTTTCTCGGACGCCGACAGCGTCTTCGTCGCCGACGTCTATGCGGCGGGCGAGGCTCCGATCGAGGGCGTGGACAAACAGGCCTTGGTCGACGGCATCCGCCGCTACGGCCATCTGCGGGTGTCGCCGCTGGAGAATGCGGCGGTCCTGCCGCGCGTGATCGCGGAGGAGGCGAAAGCGGGCGACGTGGTCGTGCTGCTGGGGGCGGGGGACATCACCGCCTGGGCTTATGCCTTGCCGGCGCAGCTGGAGGCGTTGGGGTGA
- a CDS encoding site-specific DNA-methyltransferase has product MTDLKTDIIHLGDCLEILRGLPDKSVDMVFADPPYNLQLGGDLLRPDNSKVDAVDDDWDKFDSFAAYDAFCRDWLKQCRRVLKDEGSLWVIGSYHNIFRLGTAIQDIGYWILNDIVWRKTNPMPNFKGTRFTNAHETLIWAAKSREQKRYTFNYDALKAFNEDTQMRSDWTFALCTGEERIKGEDGKKAHPTQKPEALLHRVILAATRPGDVILDPFFGTGTTGAAAKRLGRHYIGIERDPEYAKVAATRIKAVIAARPEDVVVTGSKRAEVKVPFGALVEAGLLSPGDVLYCPKGEREARVRADGSLVSGSLSGSIHKLGALFENAPACNGWTYWRFRSDTGLRSIDALRAEVRAGMQ; this is encoded by the coding sequence GTGACCGATCTGAAGACCGACATCATCCATCTGGGCGACTGCCTCGAGATCCTGCGCGGTCTGCCGGACAAGTCGGTCGACATGGTCTTCGCCGATCCGCCCTATAACCTGCAGCTGGGCGGCGACCTGCTGCGGCCCGACAACTCCAAGGTCGATGCCGTCGACGACGACTGGGACAAGTTCGACAGCTTCGCCGCCTATGATGCCTTCTGCCGCGACTGGCTGAAGCAATGCCGACGCGTGCTGAAGGACGAGGGCTCGCTGTGGGTGATCGGCAGCTATCACAACATCTTCCGCCTCGGCACGGCGATCCAGGACATCGGCTACTGGATCCTGAACGACATCGTCTGGCGCAAGACCAATCCGATGCCGAACTTCAAGGGCACCCGGTTCACCAATGCCCACGAGACCCTGATCTGGGCCGCCAAGTCACGCGAGCAGAAGCGCTACACCTTCAACTACGACGCGCTGAAGGCCTTCAACGAAGACACCCAGATGCGCTCGGACTGGACCTTCGCCCTGTGCACCGGCGAGGAGCGGATCAAGGGCGAGGACGGCAAGAAGGCCCATCCGACCCAGAAGCCCGAGGCCCTGCTGCACCGGGTCATCCTGGCCGCCACCCGTCCCGGCGACGTGATCCTGGACCCCTTCTTCGGCACCGGCACGACCGGCGCCGCCGCCAAGCGTCTGGGGCGTCACTACATCGGCATCGAGCGCGATCCCGAATACGCCAAGGTCGCCGCCACCCGGATCAAGGCCGTCATCGCCGCACGCCCCGAGGACGTGGTGGTCACCGGATCCAAGCGCGCCGAGGTCAAGGTGCCGTTCGGAGCCCTGGTCGAGGCCGGCCTGCTGTCGCCCGGCGACGTCCTGTACTGCCCCAAGGGCGAGCGCGAGGCGCGCGTCCGGGCCGACGGGTCGCTGGTTTCCGGTTCGCTCAGCGGCTCGATCCACAAGCTGGGGGCCCTGTTCGAGAACGCCCCGGCCTGCAACGGCTGGACCTATTGGCGTTTCCGCAGCGACACGGGCCTGCGGTCGATCGATGCCTTGCGGGCGGAGGTCCGCGCGGGCATGCAGTGA